GTGCTGGCGCTGCCGGCCACGCCGCTGGGGCGGGTATTTGGCTTTGTGCCCCTGCCGCTGGCGCTCTACGCGGCTATCCTGGGCATCGTGAGCGGCTATGTGCTGGCGGCCGAGGGCTTGAAGCGCTGGTTTTACCGGGCTTATCCTCAGTAGAAGTTACGCTTCCAACAGGCTTTACTGTTATGAGATTTGCGCGGGTGCCGATAAGGCCGAGCAGGTAGCGGGTGGGTAGAAGCAAGTTGTTCTTGCCGGCGAAGGCAGGTAGTGTGGACCAGGTAATTACCAGCCAGCGCTCCCTGCCGGCTCCCCTAACCCAGCTTCTCGCACTGGTCTCCAGCCGGCCCTCATCGTCAGGCGCAAGGTTCTGCGCTAAAAAGTAAAAAGGGCCGGACGTTGGTACGCCTGGCCCTTCCTACAAGATATTGCAGCACTATTTTTTGGCCAGCGTACCGTTTTCATTAAACAGCACGTCGTGCTTTTTACCGGCCTTCGACAATTCAGCTTCGTAAGTGGTCGCCCCGGTGGCCGAAACAATCGTGGCGGCTTCCGTCACCTTGTAGGTTTTGTAGTCACGGGCTAGCGTGGCCCGCACGGCCGCGGGCAGCCTAGTGGCCGCCATGTCGGTTTCCTTTTCGACCAGTTCCCCGGCCGGGTTTATCAGCGCCGACATCGTGGCACCCTTCATCGTGAAGGCGGCTTCGTAGTTGCCATGTTCTTTTTCCCAAGTGTTGGTGGTTACCG
This genomic stretch from Hymenobacter sp. PAMC 26628 harbors:
- a CDS encoding PepSY-like domain-containing protein; its protein translation is MKKTLLLAALALLTFGAQAQMLKAAQVPAVVKATFKAQYPTVTTNTWEKEHGNYEAAFTMKGATMSALINPAGELVEKETDMAATRLPAAVRATLARDYKTYKVTEAATIVSATGATTYEAELSKAGKKHDVLFNENGTLAKK